GAAAAGGTACTGCCTGCTactctgttctttaaaaattaaatgagaaggccaggcatggtggctcacgcctgtaatcccagcgctttgggaggctgaggcaggcggatcacgagctcaggagatcgagaccatcctggcaaacacagtgaaaccccatctctactaaaaatacaaaaaacttagccaggcatggtggcaggtgcctgtagtcccagctacttgggaggctgaggcaggagaatggcgtgaacccagaaggcggagcttgcaatgagccgagatggcgccactgcactccagcctgggtgacagagcgagactccgtctaaaaaaaaaaaaaaaaaattaaaccagaaaaaaaaaagggggtggcgGGGAGAAGGGTTTCTTAGGCTCACAACCTAGGATTAGTATGTCTGTCACTAACCAATAAACAAAGGCTTAGTGTAGCCCATGTGAACGGGAAAGCATCAGCAGTTAAAATTTGGTGCTCCTGTTGGAATTCCCAGCTTAAGGAAATTTGGGCATGAAATAAATTTACAGGTGGAAAGAGAAGAAGAGGTCCCAAGGGCTATGGAAAACACAGCACActtcgaatttttttttttttttttgagatggagtcttgttctgtcacccaggctggagtgcagaggcatgatctcagctcactgcaacctttgcttcctgggttcaagtgattctcttgcctcagcctcccaagtagctggaattataggcgcctgccaccacgcctgggtacttttttgtatttttagtagagatggggtttcaccacgttggccaggctggtctcaaactcctgacctcaagtgatctgcccgcctcggcctcccaaagtgctgggattacaggcgtgaaccaccgtgcccagcctagacttAGATTTGAATCCCTACTCTGCCATTTCTCCTGAGCAATTATCTACATTCTCTaaactcagcttcctcatctctaaaaagagGACagtcattctctcttctctgggtTACTTAAGGATACAGTGGGCAAATGTTCATGTCCTTGGATGCAGCAAAAGTCAGTAAATGTCGGCTTAAATACTGGAAATGGGGGTTGGTTTGAAGGAAACGAATAAAACTAGTAAGAGCCCGAGTATCTGGGTATACCTGTAATAGGAAAAAGGGCAAAATGCATGGAGCACTGGTGAGGCATCACATTTATGAGAAATAAGCTCTTAAATATGGACAACttaatgaaatgtaaaaataaagagactcagccggacatggtggctcaggcctgtagtcccaaacactttgggaggtcgagatggaaggatcacttgagggcaggagttcaagaccagcctggcctaacatagtgagacctctctaaaagaatacatatacacacgcacaAAGAGATTCAGTAAAAGGTAATTAAATCTGTATTGCAGCAGTCTCAATAATTGTTTAGGAAGGAAAAGATCTTCTAACTCTTGACAGGAAGTCCTCTTCATTAAAAGAAGCTACAATTTAACTGTCTTCCCCTGAAGTATCAACAGAGCATTCTATACAAGTGATGTGAAATCCACTTATTTTAATATACTCTGACATCAGAATAGAGACAACAGAGAAGAAATGTCTTACCCTCTAGTGTCTGTTCTGGATTCTCAAAGACACCTCCTATATGCTAAATAACCCTCTTCCAAATAGCACAGCCTGTGGGGCTGCCCTACAAACTGCATTAAGCCCCCTGCCTCCAGTCCTGCCTCTGGAAGCCCTTTTCTGGCCACTACAACTTACACAAACTggacaaaaagcaaaataagtacATTAACTTACAAAGCAAAGTAAGTACATTATCTTATTCTCAGAACTCCTAAGTGAGGTAAGTAAGGCAGGGATTATTATCCTCCCTGCtataagtgaggaaactgaggcccagagagaagaagcagtttgcccaaggtcacacatcaaGTCTACAACCCAAGTGGCACTGAAACTTAGCTTTTCATATCTTATCCCAATATGTAAGACTGAGGAGGATCTTGGCATTTCCATGCAAAACTCTAGGCAACTGTAATCCAGCTAGAACACAAGATCATGAATCACACGACCTAAAGCTTAAAATGGAGCTGTCTTTGTTCCATCTACAATTCAGGTATGCCACACAACATAAATAGCCTTTTCTGTTAAAGTGTAAAAGTACATAATGGCTTGGCcagtctgaagaaaaaaattgttaagaacATGTTTAAGGCTATATAGTCAATACATGAATTTCAAAAGTGGATCCAAAACAAAATACCCCCAAAAATTCTCTTCTGAAGGATGCCACCACAATATCAGGCAGGGAGAGAGCAAAGCCACAGAAATACATCTAATTAGAGAGGCCCTGATCTTTAAAATTGGGacttatataaaaagtaaaaagccaCCACTTTCTCAACCAATTATTATTGCCAGTAATTTCCCCcactataaagaaatatgaaaatgaaaatgaccaGTAAGTTCCAGTTTCCAAATTCTCAGTTACTTACCAAAGGTTCCAAGGTGCTGATATCTTTCAGTTTATTTCCACTTAAGTTTAGATGTGTGAGATTTGGAAGTTTTTCAGCTAACATGTCCAGACCTCCAAAGATTCTATTTTCACTGAGTTCAAGCTGCAAGAGAAAATGGACACAGcacaaacacaaatacacacagagaaacagaaatcatTTAAGGTATTGTAAGTAACAAATACAGTTCTCAAAGATTTATCAAGATCAAATGACCCCTATTTCTATTAGGGCATGCATGTTCATTTTGTTTAAATCCAAATAATTAACAGGAGAAGGTAAGGTCAGAAGTATTGTGTTTTCCTAATCAGATGCTAATAACAGCTTACTCAAGAACTGGTCTCTAACATCAGCGAATAAATTTTCTAACTTAAAAAGTGGGTCAAAACCAATTAGAATCCTTTGACAAGTTGTAATACCCTATACCTGCCAGAAAGGGTAAATGGTTTAATAGTCTGTGCATTCTGAGCAGCTTATTTTGTGTGCCTTCAAAGCTTGCAATGCCCACTTGAAACCTAATTTCTGGACAATACTGACATACACTGTAGAGTTCTACACCTGGAGGCCACCAGGGAATGTTGCTCTGAAAGCTACAAGAGAGGAACGGGCCCTACAAGTAAGCCCATAAAGAAGCTTCATAACCTCAGGAAAGGGAGTAGGTCAACAGCCTCAGGTTTATGAAACCAGCCCCCTGGAGGCCACATCTTGCATAAACCTGGCACTAGCCTTTATTAGAACCTACTCTAATTTCTAAGCTGCAGGTCAAGTAGCACAGGCAAGTAATGCGCCAATGAGGGAATGAGCCTTCACCAAGGAATATTAGAATCTTAGAGTAGGAGGAATTGGAGCCTGGAAAGCATTGTGAAGAACATCTAATTCAAGCTCTTCCTTTTGCAGACAAGAAAACTCGGCTACACAGCTGGTTCTGATTCTCTATTCTAAAGTGCCAACAACAATAGTAACTTTAACCCTTACGTAGTATTtaaatgccaggcactgctcaAAGCACTAGAAATACCTTAACTCATCTGATCTCACAAGAACTCTATGGGGTAGGCAGAATTACCACtcctgtttacagatgaggaaaataaacttTCCCAACATCGCCCAGCTGTTACTGTAGTGGGCCTATGATTTGAAGCCAGGCAGGCTGGCTTCATAAATATCCATGTCCTCATTATTATGCTACGTACCTAGAATAGCATGAAAGCTTCATGTAATGAAGTTTTTGCCATGCAATAAAATGTACTATATGATGCAGAGTagagtaacttttaaaaatgtaaatatttgctgaaaaacagttaaaaaaacagGTCAGCTGCTTAAGgtgttattaaatatttcagaagaagaaaatgtaacatttcaaaacattttttcctttcaatgGGATATTTCAGTGAAATAGTCATGGTCTAGGTTTAAAAACATAAGCCCATAATCAATAGAGTCAAGTGTTAGCTTTATTGGTGATTTtagtaaatcaaaataaaaacagagataacTTTTCTTGACCCATGTTTTAGACCCTGTGGTTAGAATATCACATACACATGTAACATCCACATCCTTTCAACATGTGTATCTTAGGGAGTAGGAATAACAAGGCAATCTACCAAAACAAGGCAGTCTACCAAAACATTTATTagcatatttattttgaaatgaaatagatgtgtaaatttagaaaatttgtgACATTTacacatcaattttttttcagtacttatttcttgttaaaaacaatttgtgggccgggcacggtggctcacacctgtaatcccagtactttgagaggccgagatgggctgatcacctgaggtcaggagttcgaaaccagcctgaccaatatggtgaaacccccatctctacaaaaaaaaatacaaaaagtagccaggcgtggtggtgcatgtctgtaatcccagctactcaggaggctgtggcaggagaatcgcttgaacctgggaggcgggggttgcagtgagccgagatggcaccactgcactccaacctgggcaacaagaattaaactccatctcaaaaacaaaacaaaacaaaaccaatttgTGTTCTggaataggaagaaaataaagttcttaTCAATCATGAGTACACTCAACCTGCCTTTAAGTATGATTCCCTCTCATTAGCCCTATAAGGGAAGTgattaatgttttaaatgttaaaagtttttaatttgtgtACTTAACGTGCCCTCCCacccaaaaccaacaaaaacaaaaaccctgtccTTCTCAGAACTCAAACAAGCTCTATTCAGAATTCTGAAAGGTTTATTAAAGTCCCTATAAAAACGGTCACTGATAGGCTGAATTTCTGAATAAGTCTGAGAGTACAGAGACCAATAGTAATTCGGGAAAATAAATCAGAATGCTaggaaaacaacacaaaacacacACTAAGGATCTGCTAGCATCAAGTTTATGTAAATAGATGCTAAAAAGCTATACTATGTTTAACTGGGCTAATCAGAGCTTCCAATGTCACTGATAACCcatgcaaatataaaagaattatacTTGAACCTCTAGTATACTTAGAAGGGGAAATTTCTTTCTCATCAGAAACGGTCACCTGAAACTCACGAAGACTGCTTGAGCATTTATTAATATTACCTAAACAAGGCaaataaagaaagcaaaacaaaaaatacttccagtttttaattcatgtattatactttttttttttttttttttaaatcgagacagagtcttgctctgtcacccaggctggaatgcagcggtgtgattttggctcactacaacctcagccaccgcctgggttcaagcaattcttgtgcctcagcctccggactagctgggactacaggtgcgtgccaccgtgcccagctgatttttttgtatttttagtagagatggggttttgtcatgttggccaggctggtctcgaactcctgacctcacgtgatcctcccaccttggcttcccaaagtgttgggattacagacgtgagccaccatgactggcctcaTGTATTATACTTAACCCACTCCACCCGCTGTaaaaccacaaacaaacaaaccccaataCCAAAAAACTAACTGTCCCACTCAGAACTCAAGCAAGCTCTAGGCACAACCTACCTTTGCCCAAGTTTGATTAGTTTCCTTCTACGTGTGCCTTAGTTTAAATAAAGGTACAACTTAACTTTCCTAGTAAAGCGAATATTGAAATGGCAGAGAATTCTGCAAGACTTATATAACCACATATCTTTTCCTATATAATGGGAAGGGTATGGGGTTAGGAGATACGGGTTCTAGTTTTGGCTCTAGTACTAACCACTTCTGTGGGTGGCTTTAGGCAAATTACTACACTTTCCTGGGACTATTGCTGTGCCTATAAAATAAGGGGTTGGGTTAGAGGAGCAAAGTTTCTTCCAGTTCTGACATTCTGGGACTCTGTGACAGTTAAATGTGCAGTgacaagagaaaacatttttatgttgCATTTGGTCCCTTTTTCCGAAAGGATAGAGAAATGGTTTTATAacaattaacaaataaattacTCAACACAGTAATTATTCTTCCTAACTACTACTTATTGAGCACCCAACATGCATTATTTCCAAACTTCACAGCAATTCTGCAAGGTCAAGTAATACCACcagtttacaggtgaggaaattgggccttagagagattaagtaacctgCAGAAGTTTGCCCATCAAGGAAATGCTAGGGCTAGAATTCAATCCCATATCTGCCCAGTTCCAAAGGCCATGTGCTTTCTGCTACACTAAGTGCTTCCTTACAGGTAAAATCATACATTTTCCCTTCCCAGGATCGTTCTCTTTTACTGTTAAAGAAAAAGCACTTACCTTTTTCAATTTAGGCAGCTTGGGGAGATTTGAAACTGAGATCAAGCCTACATTTATTAAACTGAGGAACTCTAAGTTCACAAATTCAGCTGTTAAGCCCTCAATTTTTCCATCATTTGATTTGCAATTGTCCAAGACAAGTTCTCGAACCTGTGgatgacaaagaaaaaaggataagctctcaaaaacacattgaaaacaaacaacaatgcaGAAACTTCTACCATAAATATCCTGCAAAAACACCCATATATACAGGCAGCCTCTTACTTAGACCTAGATCATAGTTATAAAAAGATAAGAACTGATTAAGCCTTCAGTAACAATATACTGACAGGTTCAaagatggaatattattccatgGGTATAAACACTTACGCTCTTTGTTtttccagaaacagaaactatacTTTTTAAGATATAAGTGAAGTAAGCGTATtccccttatttcttttctccagcCTGTTCCCCAAAGGGCAGCTTTTATCTAAATACAAATGCAGAATGAAGACACTCTTTAGGCTGGGTCTACCTTAAGGCCCAGAAGATGACCCCTGGAAAAGAGGAAAGCTTTATGTTTCCTATCAAGACCACTAAGAGATTCTGGCTAGAGGTTTCTGCACCAACGCACTTTCCAACTCTGGTTTTAGTAATCTTTGCCAAGATTATCTTgacactggggaaaaaaatcaggatGCAAGAGTCCTTAATTCAAAACAAAGATCAATCTGGGTTGCACTTGAGAAAGATGTTTCTAGCAGAGAACTGCTAGATAATAAATTAAATTGCATTTTCAGGCTACACAGTCTCTTTTTCAGAATTTAAGTCCATCCAAGAGTATCacatctggctgggcgcagtggctgacgcctgtaatcccagcactttgggaggctgaagtgggcagatcacctgaggtctggggttcaagaccagtctggccaacaaggtgaaaccccctctacaaaaatacaaaaattagccaggcaagatggcgagtgcctgtaatcccagctacttgggaggctaaggctggagagtcgcttgaacctgggaggtggaggtggcagttagccgagatttcgccattgcactccagcctgggcaacagagtgagactccatctcaaaaacagtaTCACATCTGATGATTTGAACTTTTGAATATTGATTACTTAATAGTCTACATGCAGATCCACCACAATAATCCATATTGCCATTCTTGCTCTATGATCATCCTGAAACTTGCAACTTTTTAGCTCACTTTGATCTACTCACGGTGATGCAAATTACCGTTTTAACTGCACCAACAAAGGCATTCTTTTAGTGAACCTACCATATTTAATAGCATTAATCAAGCATGTATACGGTAGGGAGATGCTGACAGTCTGAAAAGAGAATAGGAGCTATTAACAGTGTCCTCATCCTCTCATACAAAATCCAATGATGCTACTCTAGTAATTGCTATCAATTATAGAGTACTtaatcatttattctttttaccaCCACTCTCCTTCCCccatttacagagaaggaaacagatttCAAGTCAGCAATACCCACAACATAGTAAGTGCCTAACCGCTTCTCATTACCCTGTCTACTTCCTCTTCAGAAGCCAGGCATCCTTTTTACTCTTTACATCCACttacttcttccttccttccacttttCTTTAGGTATCTCTGccattcttcccttttctgatAAGAAATGGGCACATCTGAAAACTTAATAGGTCAACTCTGACAAAAGCTGGGCTCTGGAGACATATGCCGGGGGTTGAATCCTGGTTCACCTCTGCCACTCAGAACTTGTGCGACCTTGTGcgagtcacttaacttctctgtgcctcagtttcccataaagtggagataatagtacctacctcatgaaGTTGTAGAGACTAGGGCTTGGAACATTATAAATGCCCAGAATGTAACCTCTGGGTAAAGGGAATGGGAAATGTCAGTGACCTTTGCTGTTTACTTTACTTATATCTGTACTAAGTTTTTTACAACCATGTATTTATTCTGTATTAAAAAGCAACTAAACATAAAACCAACAaaccattaaaattttaaaaaggtcgACTGTCATCACCCACCCATGTAAACAGTATACTGCAATACAATTAAAATGTTCCCATTTAGCTTGGGAGAGTTTCTATAATTCTATCCAAAATAATCCAAAAACGTTATACAAAATACACCAATATGCCAAAAGTGAAGTGAAGAAGAATTAAGAGTTAGCCACACTGCCTCTCAGCTCACAGAGTgaaatcacctcttaaagacaTTTCTTTCAACTTGCAAAATTCCACTTGAACCACTGCAAGGCGTTATCAGAAAGTACCACAGGACTCAAATGcaggttaaaaaatgtttttgctggctgggcgtggtggctcatgcctgtaatcccaacactcctgggaggtcaaggcgggcggatcatctaaggtcaggagttcaagacagcctggccaacacagtgaaaccccatctctactaaaaatacaaaaataagccaggcatggtggcgtgtgcctgtaatcccagcaacttgggaggctgaggcaggagaattgcttgaacctgggaggcagaagttgcagtgagctgagaatgtgccactgcaccccagcctcggtgaaaaaggagactccatctcaaaaagaaaaagaaaaaaaaaagtcactgctaGACTAAGcttcatgatgacaggatcatgTATATTCTGGTTACCACTATATCACTGTGTAAGAGCCTACATAACGcggaatgaggaaaaaaatggtcACAGGTTTGTCAGCAATATTGTACAGAGGTTTGTGTCACAATTGTGGGGGACTAAGATGAAAACCTGGACATAAAAGGGACCAACTTTCTGATCACAgagtattttttaagaaatcacaGTGTGTGGATATATTATAAATCACTTTACAATCCTTCGTGTTGAACATTTGTGCTCAATTTTCCCTACTATAAATAATGCCATATCTTTACTTAAAATGTCTTCTGTATTTAGGACTGTGTTTTCAGAATccattgctaagtgaaagaatacAAACATCTGAGTGTGTTATCAGATGTTAAgagttctttatttaaaatgtcaacttCTCTTTTAAATGAGTAGTTCATTTTAACTGccacagaatttttttctgatttgactGTTACTTTTTGTAACCTCTCGATTACGGAAATTCTGGCTATTTGCATTTATCTTGTTCTTGAGgatatcttctattttttttaccctaagtgaggaaaaaataaatacccCAGCAGAAACACTAACGAAGGACAGACAAACTCTAAAAGACACAAATAGCCAACACTAAAAAAAACTgttcaaggccaggtgcagtggctagtgcctacaatcccagtattttgggaggcagaagtgggaggaccacctgagcccaggagtccaagagtcacctgggcaacatagggagaccctgtctctacaaaaaataaataattagctgggcatggtggtgcatgcctgtggtccgagctacttgagaggctgatgcaggaggatcacttgagcccaggaggtccaggttgcagtgagccattatcatgccactatgctccagcttgggccacagagacccagttaaaaaaaaaaaagtttggctgggcacggtggctcacgtctataatcccaacactttgggaggctgaggcgggcaaatcacctgaggtcaggagtttgagaccagcctggccaacctggcgaaaccccatctctactaaaaatacaaaaaaatgtgccgggcatggtggtgtgcacctgtagtcccagctactcgggaggatgaggcaggagaatgcttgaacccgcgaggcggagggttgcagtgagccaagattgcgccaccacactccagcctgggcaccagagcaagattatgtctcaaaaaaaaaaaaaaaaaggttcaactgtAAGCAGTAAAAGTGCATATTAAAAATGAGGTATCATTCTACTCTTGTTGGAGGAGGGACAGCTCCTTCAAGAGAGATGGCTAGGATGGACACAGATGTAGGTGAGTTTGTTAAGTGAGAATGAGAAGTTCAGGAAATGAATACCTGAGACCTTTAATTGCCTCTACCAGTAAGAGGCAGTAAGATATACTGGGATAAATAGGGCAGAGAGTTGTTGGGTTAGGCAGAAAAGGCAAGTCCCTTGACTTTTCCAGAAAGGCTGAGAATGTAAAGAAACATGCCACCCCAAGAACAGAACGCCAGAAGGATACTGAGAAGTTGAGTCACTGGGGAATAAGCACAGAGGAGAATGGGAATTACTGCATAAAGCAGAGACCACTGGAGGGCCCCACTTAGGGCTGTACCCATAGATAGCAGGTCTAAATGTTCCATCAGTCAACTTCAAGGTTGTTGAAAGTTCTCAACAGGACCTTAATGAAAGGTATTCTGAGCTCGGATATTGTTTCAATGGCAGAAAAGTGGCATTTGAGGTGCAGA
This portion of the Pan troglodytes isolate AG18354 chromosome 11, NHGRI_mPanTro3-v2.0_pri, whole genome shotgun sequence genome encodes:
- the ANP32B gene encoding acidic leucine-rich nuclear phosphoprotein 32 family member B isoform X2; protein product: MDMKRRIHLELRNRTPAAVRELVLDNCKSNDGKIEGLTAEFVNLEFLSLINVGLISVSNLPKLPKLKKLELSENRIFGGLDMLAEKLPNLTHLNLSGNKLKDISTLEPLKKLECLKSLDLFNCEVTNLNDYRESVFKLLPQLTYLDGYDREDQEAPDSDAEVDGVDEEEEDEGGCA